In Homalodisca vitripennis isolate AUS2020 unplaced genomic scaffold, UT_GWSS_2.1 ScUCBcl_4743;HRSCAF=11107, whole genome shotgun sequence, the following proteins share a genomic window:
- the LOC124373053 gene encoding clotting factor B-like — MFCQSSEEEQEDIEDKTTAQIPGKIVSAFRKDLEKGSCGGTLISRNYVLTAAHCCFEDKDPRIVNPQTVLPHVLQELDVVVKPSGVCDIIVLDWESQICAAGTGPAKGPCPGDSGGPLMYYNTTGEGRYMLMGVVSAGTRCSNDDPDTNPGVYTRVSNVMPWILNNIR; from the exons ATGTTCTGTCAATCAAGCGAAGAAGAGCAGGAAGATATAGAAGACAAGACAACAGCACAGATACCAGGAA aaatagTATCAGCTTTCAGGAAGGATCTGGAGAAGGGAAGTTGTGGAGGAACCCTCATCTCTAGGAACTACGTCCTCACAGCGGCTCACTGTTGCTTTGAGGACAAGGATCCTCGAATTGTGA ATCCCCAAACCGTACTACCACATGTACTCCAAGAGTTAGACGTTGTCGTCAAACCTTCGGGAGTATGTGATATTATAGTGTTGGACTGGGAGAGTCAGATCTGTGCAGCAGGGACGGGACCTGCCAAAGGCCCATGCCCTGGAGACTCTGGAGGTCCTCTCATGTACTACAACACCACAGGAGAGGGCAGATACATGCTTATGGGGGTAGTCTCCGCTGGCACCCGTTGCTCCAATGATGATCCTGACACCAACCCTGGCGTCTACACCAGAGTGTCCAACGTTATGCCTTGGATCTTAAATAATATCCGCTAA
- the LOC124373054 gene encoding melanization protease 1-like, producing the protein MTILIIFCTVGFLIEAKAFILNQEKIDLTLHKNWPLVYHDENCGRSKLPLASKSIGGHNVDLGEYPWMARLVYRSSRDDSETGACGGSLINKRYILTAAHCCLDDPKNTFGENPFANDICLIRLIHDVEFTDYIQPVCLPSAIDNDEKNLYYLNMTVAGWGTMENFPQTRNPHTLQDVDVVVRPTEFCDVQLGMQFDWVSQICAGASEPSISPCPGDSGGPLMYYNTTGGSGRYEVMGIVSGGYPCVYTNHEAHPGIYARVSTAMPWILNSIH; encoded by the exons atgacaattttaataatattttgtactgttGGTTTTCTAATTGAGGCAAAGGCTTTTATTCTCAACCAAGAAAAAATAG ATCTGACGCTGCACAAGAACTGGCCTCTGGTGTATCACGACGAGAACTGTGGCCGCAGCAAACTGCCGCTGGCTTCCAAGTCTATTGGTGGCCACAATGTCGACTTGGGAGAATACCCGTGGATGGCACGTCTTGTCTACAGAT CTTCCAGAGACGATTCCGAGACCGGGGCCTGCGGTGGATCCCTGATAAACAAACGCTACATCCTCACAGCGGCTCACTGCTGTCTTGATGACCCTAAAAATACATTTGGAGAA AACCCTTTTGCAAATGATATTTGTTTAATTCGACTCATCCATGACGTCGAGTTTACTG ATTATATACAGCCAGTTTGTCTTCCCTCCGCAATAGACAACGATGAGAAGAACTTATATTATCTGAACATGACAGTGGCAGGATGGGGGACCATGGAAAATT TCCCCCAAACCAGAAATCCACATACACTCCAAGATGTCGACGTTGTCGTCAGGCCTACGGAGTTCTGTGATGTCCAACTAGGAATGCAATTTGACTGGGTGAGTCAGATCTGCGCAGGGGCGAGTGAGCCCAGCATTAGCCCTTGCCCTGGAGACTCTGGGGGTCCTCTCATGTATTACAACACTACAGGAGGCTCAGGCAGATATGAGGTCATGGGTATCGTCTCTGGTGGCTACCCTTGTGTGTACACCAACCACGAGGCCCATCCTGGCATCTACGCTAGAGTGTCCACCGCAATGCCTTGGATCTTAAATAGCATCCACTGA